The DNA region GAGCAGCGCGACGCCGGTATAGGGGCCGAGGTGTAGGTCCGTCAGCTGCACGATGCGCAGCCGCTCCTCGCCAGGCGGCAGTTTTTCCGTCTCTATCGTAATCTTCGTCGTCTGTATCGTGTGGGCCTGCTTCACTCCCAGCGCGATGAGACCGGCGGAGACGGCGAAAGAGGCCGCCAGCTCGGCCCATACGGGCGTTATCTCTCTTCCCATGAGCAGCCTGGCCAGCTCCAGGACAAGAATGGTGAAGAAGCTGTATAGCACGAAAAGCAGCCAGAGGCTGCCGGCCCTGTCCGTCCAGCGGCGCAGCTGCGCGTGGTGGAGGCGTTTTGTGCGCCGCGCGAGATATGAGAGCCCCGTCATCGCGCCGCAGAACATCAGCCAGATAACTCCGGCGGTGCCCCCAGGCTGCGCCTCGTTTATCTTTAAAAAAATATATATGTAGATAACCGTGACAACGACGGCGCAGACCACCCAGAAGGCGGGATGTTCGGAGAAGCGCCGCGAGTAGACCCTGTCGTTCATGCTATATCTGCGCCGAATAGAGGCGTCCGAATGACTCCAGCAGCTTCTGCCAGAGAGGGCGTTTCTCCCACTCGCCGATGAAAAGTTCGCGGCAGCGTTTCATGTCGGTCTCAAACTGCCGCGCGAAAGACTCCGCGATCTCCCGGTCATAGATGAAAAGCTGGTTTTCAAAATTGATATTGAGACTGCGGACATCCATGTTGCAGGTGCCGACGGAGGCGATACGGCTGTCGGAGACGACCGACTTAGTGTGGATGAATCCGTCCTGGTATAAAAATACGCGCACGCCCGCGCGCAGCAGCGGCTCGATATTGCTGCGGCTGCCCCAGAAGACAAGGAAGTGGTCCTTGACGGAGGGCATCATCACACGCACGTCGACGCCCGAGAGCGAGGAGGCAATAAGCGCGTTCATCAGCTCGGGGCCGGGCACCAGATATGGCGAGGTCACCCAGACGCGCCTCTGCGCGCGCGAAATCATCCCGTAATAGCCCTTGGCGATCGAATGCCAGACGCTGTCGATGCCGCTCTCAACGACCTGCAGCGGGATCACCGGCAGGTCGGAATAGTCGTCCTTCACCGGCAGGCCGTTCACTATGATATCAAGGTCCTCGCAGATCGCGGCCGGGTCGTCCGCGGAGCGCACGCACCAGTCGTGGAGGAATATCGCGTGCAGCGCCGGCACCGCCTCGCCCTCGAGGCGCACAAAGGTGTCGCGCCAGAAACCGAGAGGCCCCTTGCCCTCGTATTCCTCGCCGATATTTATGCCGCCGGTGAAAGCCACCCTGCGGTCGACCACCAGAATCTTACGGTGGTTGCGGAAATTCATCTTGCGGCGAAAGAGCGGCAGCGAAACAGGCATAAAAGAGCGGCACTCGACGCCCGCCTCCTCAAGCTCCTTCACAAAACCGGCCTTGAGGCTCCAGCTGCCGACCGCGTCGTAAAGAACGCGCACCTTGACCCCGCGCCGCGCCGCCTCCATAAGCAGGCCGCCGATCTTGCGCCCGAGAGCGTCGTCGCGGATGATAAAAAACTCCATGTGGATGAATTTCCGCGCCCCGGCGATCGCCGCCTCCATCGCGGGGAAGGTCTCGCCGCCGTTTATCAGGATCTCCACACGGTTGCGCATGAGAAGGTCGGCGCCGCTGCAGGCGTGCAGCATCCTGCCGATGAGAAACTGATCCTCCGCCGCCTTCTTAAATGGCGAATGGTCAAAACTGTACTTCTTCGCTGGGCGGAAGAGCCGCCTGTTGCGAATACTCTGCAGATCCGGGCCAAGGACAAGATAGAGGACGACGCCCAAAACCGGCACCAGAATGAGAACGAGCATCCATAATATCGTCCGGTCGGGATTCTGCCCCTCCATAAAGATGATAAAGGCGATGATGATGGAATAGATGATGATGATATGCCACATATAGCTCTCGATAGTGGCGGCGATTTCGTTAAAGGTGCGCGTAAAATGCTGC from Cloacibacillus sp. includes:
- the cls gene encoding cardiolipin synthase, with amino-acid sequence MNKIGKWIIWALIAAFLLGFLPTIIDTLADFFVLTEEGLGVTQHFTRTFNEIAATIESYMWHIIIIYSIIIAFIIFMEGQNPDRTILWMLVLILVPVLGVVLYLVLGPDLQSIRNRRLFRPAKKYSFDHSPFKKAAEDQFLIGRMLHACSGADLLMRNRVEILINGGETFPAMEAAIAGARKFIHMEFFIIRDDALGRKIGGLLMEAARRGVKVRVLYDAVGSWSLKAGFVKELEEAGVECRSFMPVSLPLFRRKMNFRNHRKILVVDRRVAFTGGINIGEEYEGKGPLGFWRDTFVRLEGEAVPALHAIFLHDWCVRSADDPAAICEDLDIIVNGLPVKDDYSDLPVIPLQVVESGIDSVWHSIAKGYYGMISRAQRRVWVTSPYLVPGPELMNALIASSLSGVDVRVMMPSVKDHFLVFWGSRSNIEPLLRAGVRVFLYQDGFIHTKSVVSDSRIASVGTCNMDVRSLNINFENQLFIYDREIAESFARQFETDMKRCRELFIGEWEKRPLWQKLLESFGRLYSAQI